From Coffea arabica cultivar ET-39 chromosome 2e, Coffea Arabica ET-39 HiFi, whole genome shotgun sequence, the proteins below share one genomic window:
- the LOC140036354 gene encoding uncharacterized protein, with product MGETDAILIVSFVHARCTSAERHYLWRDLLQDKPCGAVWCIVGDFNVIVYSSEKKGGKPYHPSEGLELLDFMNNVGIFYVEFLGSRFTWCSNRYGRARIWKWLDRMLINIECLDMASSILVSHLVCEPSDNAPLLISFSSRLDNKSRLSRFLNIWTSNDGLRAVIKAAWQVEVTGSPFYIVRVKLCGVARACSSGTRRYLGMSSAT from the exons ATGGGAGAAACTGATGCAATTC TGATAGTGTCATTTGTGCATGCTAGATGTACTTCTGCTGAGAGGCATTATTTGTGGAGGGATTTGCTTCAAGACAAACCATGTGGAGCAGTTTGGTGTATTGTGGGGGATTTCAATGTGATTGTGTATTCTAGTGAGAAGAAGGGTGGCAAGCCCTATCATCCCTCTGAGGGGTTAGAGCTTTTGGATTTTATGAACAATGTTGGCATTTTTTATGTTGAGTTTTTGGGTTCCAGATTTACATGGTGCAGTAATAGGTATGGCCGGGCAAGAATTTGGAAATGGTTGGATCGAATGCTGATTAACATTGAATGTTTAGACATGGCTTCTTCGATTTTGGTTTCCCATTTAGTGTGTGAACCATCAGATAATGCACCGCTCCTTATTTCCTTCTCTTCTAGGTTGGATAACAAGTCTCGCTTGTCCAGATTTCTAAATATTTGGACTTCAAATGATGGTTTAAGGGCTGTAATAAAGGCAGCCTGGCAAGTAGAGGTGACAGGTTCTCCATTCTACATTGTACGGGTGAAATTGTGTGGTGTTGCTAGAGCTTGCAGTAGTGGAACAAGGAGATATTTGGGGATGTCTTCTGCAACGTGA
- the LOC113732577 gene encoding uncharacterized protein: MTDAEVIVAERIPIQAIGPSVSLGLFEVEFHKIQKFEGSLVGSSAQVNLSTMIDDGIKSAAGHIIQDVVVRVIQENAEEAANYAGVAASSVDGSKGEEEDVLEELPSQAGNLSPCHPPRHRNLVELSHPLVEALNVDQVAVFEQGFSPAKHRGIRAKFPSDR, encoded by the coding sequence ATGACTGATGCTGAAGTTATTGTTGCTGAACGAATTCCTATTCAGGCTATTGGGCCAAGTGTATCACTTGGTTTGTTTGAGGTTGAGTTTCATAAGATACAAAAATTCGAGGGTTCGCTGGTTGGATCTTCTGCTCAAGTTAACTTATCAACTATGATCGATGATGGTATCAAATCTGCTGCTGGTCATATCATTCAAGATGTGGTTGTTCGAGTGATTCAAGAAAATGCTGAAGAGGCTGCTAATTATGCTGGTGTTGCTGCCTCTAGTGTTGATGGATCCAAAGGGGAGGAGGAGGATGTTTTGGAAGAGCTTCCCTCTCAGGCAGGAAATCTGTCGCCGTGTCATCCACCTCGCCACAGGAATTTGGTGGAGCTCTCGCATCCTCTCGTTGAAGCGTTGAATGTTGATCAAGTGGCGGTGTTTGAGCAAGGGTTCAGTCCAGCTAAACATAGGGGTATTCGTGCGAAATTCCCATCAGATCGATAG